A section of the Mycteria americana isolate JAX WOST 10 ecotype Jacksonville Zoo and Gardens chromosome 19, USCA_MyAme_1.0, whole genome shotgun sequence genome encodes:
- the CLDN25 gene encoding claudin-25 produces MAGGWRAKAQAGGMLLALLGWVSSCVTTFVPLWKSLSLDLNELEVWTMGLWQVCIAREEGAVECRAHGSFLALPPELRVSRLLMCLSNGLGLLGCLLAAPGLEGWRACEDRSRLKRRLLLAGAAAFGTAGMATLAPVSWVAYNTVLDFWDDTVPDIVPRWEFGEATFLGWFAGAFLATGGLLLACSARSTRTETPPAPACCQPPAARGPAGGHHPHPKNTDLVI; encoded by the coding sequence AtggccgggggctggcgggcgAAGGCGCAGGCGGGGGGGATGCTGCTGGCCCTCCTCGGGTGGGTCTCCTCCTGCGTCACCACCTTCGTGCCGCTCTGGAAGAGCCTCAGCCTGGACCTGAACGAGCTGGAGGTCTGGACCATGGGGCTCTGGCAGGTCTGCATCGCCCGGGAGGAGGGAGCGGTCGAGTGCCGAGCCCACGGCTCCTTCCTGGCGCTGCCCCCCGAGCTGCGCGTCTCCCGCCTCCTGATGTGCCTCTCCaacgggctggggctgctgggctgcctcctcgccgccccggggctggagggctggagaGCCTGCGAGGACAGATCCCGGCTAAAGCGGCGGCTCCTGCTCGCCGGGGCAGCGGCGTTCGGCACGGCGGGGATGGCCACCCTGGCACCGGTCTCCTGGGTCGCCTACAACACCGTCCTCGACTTCTGGGACGACACCGTCCCCGACATCGTCCCCCGGTGGGAATTCGGGGAGGCCACCTTCCTGGGGTGGTTTGCCGGAGCCTTCCTCGCCACCGGCGGGCTGCTCCTTGCCTGCAGCGCCCGCTCCACGAGGACCGAAACGCCGccggcccctgcctgctgccagccccccgccgcgCGGGGTCCGGCTGGGGGTCACCACCCGCACCCCAAAAACACAGACCTGGTCATCTAG